From the genome of Hymenobacter cellulosilyticus, one region includes:
- a CDS encoding DUF1361 domain-containing protein, translating to MGASLALSVVLVVFRVFLTHQIYFVFLLWNLFLALIPFGLSTMLGLAAGPVRARVLLPVGAVWLLFFPNAPYILTDLFHLEPRSGVPYWYDLALILTCAWNGLMLAYASLLDMQNLVQRRLGAAASWVFVVVALLLSSFGIYLGRFLRFNSWDIVTNPLTLFYDILNRVIHPAAHPRTWGVTLLFGVFLVIGYSTVRLLGRLRLEPTE from the coding sequence TTGGGCGCTTCGCTCGCGCTGAGCGTGGTGCTGGTGGTCTTCCGCGTGTTTCTGACCCACCAGATCTACTTTGTGTTTCTGCTCTGGAACCTGTTTCTGGCTTTGATTCCCTTTGGCCTGAGCACCATGCTGGGCCTGGCTGCGGGTCCGGTGCGGGCCCGGGTACTGCTGCCGGTGGGGGCCGTGTGGCTCCTGTTTTTCCCGAACGCGCCCTACATTCTCACCGACTTGTTCCACTTGGAGCCCCGCAGCGGCGTGCCGTACTGGTATGATCTGGCCCTGATCCTGACCTGCGCCTGGAACGGACTGATGCTGGCCTACGCCTCGCTACTGGATATGCAAAACCTGGTGCAGCGCCGCCTGGGAGCTGCCGCCAGCTGGGTTTTCGTGGTGGTGGCCCTGCTGCTGAGCAGCTTTGGCATTTACCTGGGCCGGTTCCTGCGCTTCAACAGCTGGGACATTGTCACCAATCCCCTGACGCTTTTCTATGACATCCTGAACCGGGTAATACACCCGGCCGCCCATCCGCGCACCTGGGGCGTCACGCTGCTCTTTGGGGTGTTTCTGGTCATCGGCTACAGCACCGTGCGCCTGCTGGGCCGCCTGCGCCTGGAACCCACCGAATAA
- a CDS encoding ABC transporter substrate-binding protein: protein MRHLVALRLAATLLLSSSTFAGLAQQPTTPKPTAPRPAASSVTPAAKKPAAVPAKAPTQTGPTTPVKTTNGKPAPAPASGAITKPATPGAAKTPATPASAAKAAATNSPAKTSATPASTAKASATTVLTTAKPAAPAKPQVPLPANMGSSDPNLRYQNGKTLITQARYDLAMQELEPVTLPTAKFDRAPDAAYLYAIAATRAKKWAEAEQMLNLLRNEYPTWSNLAEAFFLQGQVSFEQGEADNALKVLGQLPAGRLEAEREAMKAVYLPRIKDKVLFQNLLQRYPQDAAVARAYADKLVTGGWFTDADKPILDQLVTQFSLDRARYTPRPKAQKKSSYNVAVLLPFEFDDPSWEKQRKNQFVTDLYAGMRLAQDSLQREGRPIQLFSYDTGADTMQLKQVLALPELAGMDLIIGPIYKSGSKILARYAQQKQIICINPLSQDADLVQDNGWHYLFEPSTVTQAKQAAQFAITRFASRTAVVLYEDTKDEAAFGQAYKTAYEALGGKVLQLRRINSDVEESLSTGFSGLDLKTVGHLVVASDHRKAGPYTLGVMQAQGARVPLLTYASWLENSRVSLGQLDSRDVFFIHPKYLDKLNPGVRRFRQLYVQRQNLPPSVFAFTGFELLYYFGSQLHLNGPGFQQNLAASGPISGPYFRVLATPAAPTTTSTCLLPNLSAWKWKYRTQWASARLYYSE, encoded by the coding sequence ATGAGGCATCTTGTTGCTCTTCGGCTGGCAGCCACGCTGCTGCTTTCTTCTTCCACCTTCGCGGGACTGGCCCAACAGCCGACCACGCCTAAGCCCACCGCCCCGCGGCCGGCTGCCTCCTCCGTGACGCCGGCCGCGAAAAAGCCCGCGGCTGTTCCGGCCAAAGCCCCAACACAAACGGGGCCAACCACCCCGGTGAAAACCACTAACGGCAAGCCCGCCCCGGCCCCAGCCAGCGGCGCTATTACCAAGCCGGCCACTCCGGGTGCGGCCAAAACCCCGGCTACCCCCGCCAGTGCTGCGAAAGCTGCCGCAACCAACTCCCCCGCCAAAACCTCGGCTACGCCGGCCAGCACTGCCAAAGCCTCCGCTACTACGGTTCTGACCACAGCTAAGCCCGCTGCTCCGGCCAAGCCCCAGGTGCCGCTGCCGGCCAACATGGGCTCCAGCGACCCAAACCTGCGCTACCAGAACGGCAAAACCCTCATTACCCAGGCCCGCTACGACCTGGCCATGCAGGAGCTCGAACCTGTGACGCTGCCCACGGCCAAGTTTGACCGCGCTCCGGATGCGGCCTATTTATACGCCATTGCCGCCACCCGGGCCAAGAAGTGGGCCGAGGCCGAGCAGATGCTGAACCTGCTGCGCAACGAGTACCCTACCTGGTCCAACCTGGCGGAAGCTTTTTTCCTGCAGGGCCAGGTTTCCTTTGAGCAGGGCGAAGCCGACAACGCCCTGAAAGTACTGGGTCAGCTGCCGGCCGGCCGCCTCGAAGCCGAGCGGGAAGCCATGAAAGCCGTCTACCTGCCCCGCATCAAGGACAAAGTACTGTTCCAGAACCTGCTGCAGCGCTACCCCCAGGATGCCGCCGTGGCCCGGGCGTATGCCGACAAGCTCGTAACGGGCGGCTGGTTTACCGACGCCGACAAGCCCATCCTCGACCAACTCGTTACCCAGTTCAGCCTCGACCGGGCCCGCTACACGCCCAGGCCTAAGGCCCAGAAAAAGAGCTCCTACAACGTGGCCGTGCTCCTGCCCTTCGAGTTTGACGACCCGAGCTGGGAAAAGCAGCGCAAAAACCAGTTCGTGACGGACCTCTACGCCGGTATGCGCCTGGCCCAGGATTCGCTGCAGCGCGAGGGCCGCCCGATTCAGCTTTTCTCCTACGACACCGGCGCCGACACCATGCAGCTCAAGCAAGTGCTTGCCCTGCCCGAGCTGGCCGGCATGGACCTGATTATCGGCCCCATTTACAAGTCAGGCAGCAAGATTCTGGCCCGCTACGCCCAGCAGAAGCAGATTATTTGCATCAACCCCCTCTCCCAGGATGCCGACTTGGTTCAGGACAACGGCTGGCACTACCTCTTTGAGCCCAGCACCGTGACCCAGGCCAAGCAGGCCGCGCAGTTTGCCATTACCCGCTTTGCCAGCCGCACGGCCGTGGTGCTCTACGAAGACACTAAGGACGAGGCCGCCTTCGGGCAAGCCTACAAAACCGCCTACGAAGCCCTGGGCGGCAAAGTCCTGCAGCTGCGCCGTATCAATTCCGACGTGGAAGAATCGTTGAGCACCGGCTTCAGCGGCCTCGACCTCAAAACGGTGGGCCACCTGGTAGTAGCTTCCGACCACCGCAAGGCCGGGCCCTACACGCTGGGCGTCATGCAGGCCCAGGGTGCCCGGGTGCCTTTGCTGACCTACGCCTCCTGGCTGGAAAACTCCCGGGTAAGCCTGGGCCAGCTCGACTCACGGGACGTGTTCTTCATTCACCCCAAGTACCTCGACAAGCTCAACCCCGGCGTACGGCGCTTCCGCCAGCTTTACGTCCAGCGCCAGAACCTGCCGCCCTCGGTGTTTGCCTTCACCGGCTTCGAGCTGCTGTATTACTTCGGCTCCCAGCTGCACCTAAACGGCCCCGGCTTCCAGCAGAATCTGGCCGCGTCGGGTCCCATTTCGGGGCCGTATTTCAGGGTATTGGCTACCCCAGCGGCGCCCACGACAACCAGTACGTGCCTTTTACCAAACTTGAGCGCCTGGAAGTGGAAGTACAGAACCCAGTGGGCTTCCGCTAGGTTATACTATAGTGAGTAG
- a CDS encoding type 1 glutamine amidotransferase, producing the protein MPGAQLLAEALGGVVFRNPELEIGFWPIHPASAATVHPLFSLFTEGLTVLHWHGDAFELPPGATGLAWSAACTQQAFVYDNRVIGLQFHPELTPDILAAMLQHDGHELVPGPWVQSAAELRDRAGELAAGNTWLLQLLDQLAAR; encoded by the coding sequence TTGCCTGGGGCCCAGCTGCTAGCCGAGGCCCTGGGCGGGGTGGTTTTTCGTAACCCGGAACTGGAAATTGGCTTCTGGCCTATTCACCCCGCTTCAGCTGCCACGGTGCACCCGCTATTTTCCTTGTTTACTGAAGGCCTGACCGTACTGCACTGGCACGGCGACGCCTTTGAGCTGCCACCGGGCGCTACCGGGCTGGCGTGGTCGGCGGCCTGCACCCAGCAGGCTTTCGTGTACGATAACCGGGTAATCGGCCTGCAGTTTCACCCCGAGCTAACCCCGGACATACTGGCGGCCATGCTGCAACACGACGGCCACGAGCTAGTGCCCGGACCCTGGGTACAGTCGGCCGCGGAGCTGCGGGACCGCGCCGGGGAGCTGGCCGCTGGCAATACCTGGCTGCTACAGTTGCTGGATCAGTTGGCCGCCCGGTAG
- the dcd gene encoding dCTP deaminase: MILTDQQILAEIERGNIVIEPYDPSCLGTNSYDVHLGRYLATYRDKVLDARKHNEIDVFEMSAEEGFVLEPGVLYLGVTEEYTESHAQVPFLEGKSSVGRLGIDIHATAGKGDVGFCNTWTLEISVTQQVRVYPGMPIGQLIYFAVQGDVQTFYNRKANAKYNERTDKPVESMMWKNNW; encoded by the coding sequence ATGATTCTTACCGATCAGCAGATTCTAGCCGAGATTGAGCGCGGCAACATCGTTATTGAGCCCTACGACCCCAGCTGCCTGGGCACCAACTCATACGATGTGCACCTGGGCCGCTACCTGGCCACGTACCGCGACAAAGTGCTGGATGCGCGCAAGCACAACGAAATCGACGTGTTTGAGATGTCGGCCGAAGAAGGCTTCGTGCTGGAGCCCGGCGTGCTGTATCTGGGCGTTACGGAAGAGTATACCGAAAGCCACGCCCAGGTCCCCTTTCTGGAAGGCAAGTCGAGCGTGGGCCGCCTCGGCATCGACATTCACGCCACCGCCGGCAAAGGCGACGTAGGCTTCTGCAACACCTGGACCCTGGAAATCTCCGTGACCCAGCAGGTGCGTGTGTACCCGGGCATGCCCATCGGCCAGCTCATCTACTTCGCCGTGCAGGGCGACGTGCAAACCTTCTATAATCGCAAGGCCAACGCCAAATACAACGAGCGCACCGACAAGCCCGTGGAGTCGATGATGTGGAAAAACAACTGGTAA